The nucleotide sequence TAGTTTCGAGACTCTCGTAGCCCGGAATCGTGCCACCCTTCACGGCCCGGCTGTCGGTGGCTTTGGCAAACGAAAAGTCGGTCCAGCGGGTGCGGAGGTAATCCGGGCTGATTAGTTTATCCACCGGCACATTCACAAAATCGGGATCACCCAGAAATTTGGCCCGGTCGGCATACACGCGCCGTTCGGCTTCAATCATGACCTGCGCGGTGCTGTCGCGGTTCCAGCCCCACCGACGTAATGGAAAGGGCTCGGTAAAGCGCATCAGCTGAATGAGCGCAACACCCCCGCTGGAGGTTGGCGGCATCGTAATGACGTTGTAATTTTTGTATTTCGCCTGAAGCGGATTACGCCAGACAGCGTGGTAATTTCGCAGATCCTCTTCGGTAATCAGTCCGCCCCCGCGCTGCATTTCTTCGGCTAACAGCCGCGCCGTTTCGCCTTCGTAGAAACCCGCCCGTCCCTGCGCCTGAATGCGCTGCAGCGTTTGGGCGAGATCGGCTTGCACTAGTATATCGCCTTTGTGCCAGGTTGTCGTATCGGTCGGGAGCAGGCTTTTCAGGAAATAAGGCTTGCCGGGATTAATGGTATTCAGGTCTGTTTTGATCCGGTTCAGGCCGAGGGCGTCGCGCACTGTCAGGGCAAATCCTTTCTGAGCCAGATCAACGGCCGGTTGCAGCACCTGCGCCCACGGCAGTTTCCCAAATCGTTTGTGCGCTTCAACCATCCCATCGACCGAGCCCGGTACGCCACTCGCCAGATGGCCGCTGATACTGAGGCCCGGCCGAACGTTACCCAGCGAGTCGAGATACATATTCTGCGTGGCCCGGCCGGGTGCTTTTTCGCGGTAGTCGAGCGTAAAAGCTTTTCCGGCATTGTCGCGGTAAACCATGAAACCGCCCCCGCCAATGTTGCCCGCGCCGGGATAGACCACCGCCAGAGCAAACTGAACCGCTACGGCCGCATCCACCGCATTACCACCGGCCTGCAGGATGGTCAGCCCGACCTGCGACGCTTCGGGATGCGCCGACGCCACCATGCCGTTCCGCCCGATTACGCCCTGCCGGTCGGAGAAGAACGGCTTTACGGTTGGGTCTTCGTCACGGTACTGATAAACCCCCTGACTTTGGCTGACTTTTGAATCGGCTGAGCCAGAGGGCGACTGTGTTTTACAGGACGCGATGGCTAGAGCGATGAAAAGAGAAGCCGAGTAAAGAGCAATGCGTTTTTCCATACGGACTTTCGGTTAGGCGGTTGTAATCCCCTAAACTACAAAATAGGTTTATCCGAACGACTCAGACAGTCAGAACATCGGAAGTATAGCTGCGGCACAGCCCATCTTTTATCGAAAAATGGTATTTTTCAACAAAAAAAGCCTATGCCTTATTTGACTACGAATGGCACTGAGTTGTACTACGAGTCAACCGGTACCGGGCCTGAAACAATTGTTTTCTCGCATGGGCTTCTCTGGAGCGGCCATATGTTTCACAGCCAGGTGGCCGCTCTGCGCAATCGCTACCGGGTTATTACGTATGACCATCGGGGACAGGGCCGCAGCCGCGTTACGCGGGAAGGCTACGACATGGATACGGTCTACGAGGATGTTGTCGGATTAATTGAGCAGTTAGGGGTTGGCCCGTGCCATTTTGCGGGGCTTTCGATGGGCGGCTTTATGGGCATGCGGCTGGCTGCCCGGCGACCCGACCTGATTAAATCACTCACATTGCTTGAAACCTCTGCCGATCCGGAACCGGCTGAAAATGTACCCAAATACCAGCGACTCTGTACGGTGGTAAAGTGGCTGGGGACCTGGCCGGTAGTAGACCCTGTGATGAAAATCATGTTTGGCAAAACCTTCCTGACCGACCCTAGCCGAGCCGCCGAACGCCAACACTGGATTGATCAGCTGAAACAGAACAAACGTACAATTGTCCGGGCGGTTCAGGGCGCCATTGATCGTAAGGGTGTGTTCGATGAGCTAAAAAACATTACAGCCCCTACGCTTGTCATTGTCGGCGACGAAGACGTAGCGACGGTACCAGCCAAAGCACAGCGGATTCACGACAACATTGCCGGTTCGCGGTTAGTGATTGTGCCGGGGGCCGGTCACTCGTCCAGCGTTGAGCAGCCAGAAGCCGTCAACGAGGCCATTACGTCGTTTCTGAAGTCAATTAACAGTTCGAACCGCTGACCAAACCAACCATTTATCCGGCCGTAGCCCATACTTGTCCGAAACTCTTTGGGGTTGGCCTTTGTAAATCGTTATTTTGTTAACCCTTTGTTTCTTCCATTCGACGGCTTTCGTAAGGTTGGTGAAAGCAAATCAGAACGCCATGCAATTTTTTCGTCAGGTCCTGGAGAGTTTTCGGTTCGCGTGGCAGGCCCTGCGTTCAAATCTGCTGCGTACGACGCTGTCGCTGCTGGGCGTAACGATCGGGATTTTTGCCATCATTGCCGTCTTCACCCTGGTCGATTCGCTGGAGCGAAATATCCGAACGAGTCTGTCGTTTATTGGCGACAAAGTAGTTTACCTCGACAAATGGCCCTGGACGTTCGGGACTGAATATCAATGGTGGAAATATTTTCAGCGGCCTGAGGTCAACTACACGGAGTATCGCTTCCTGAGCGAACGACTCGAAAATGCCCAGGCCGTAGTAGCCATGGACTTTAAAGGGCGGGTTACGGTCAAGCAGGGCAATAACAGCATGCTGGCCCTCATTCAGGGCACTACGTTCGATTACAATAAAATATCTGACGTACCCATTTCAGAAGGCCGGTACTTTACCCAGCAGGAAATTGATGTAGCCCGCAATGTCGCTATAATCGGGGCCGATGTAGTCGACAACCTGTTTCCCGGTCAGAATCCCATCGGCAAACCATTTAAGCTCAACGGCCTGAATTTCGTGGTTATTGGCGTTCAGGAGCGAAAAGGAGAAAGTCTGCTCAACGTGGGTGGTAATCCCGACGTTAAATGCCTGATTCCATACGGCGCGTTTGCCAAGATGTTCCATTCGCTAAACCCCAGTATAAACATCGCTATCAAGGGCTACAGCGATGACGAAGGCCTGCTCGAACTCGAAAGCGAGATTAGAGGACTGATGCGCACCCGGCGCGGATTACGGCCCACTCAGGACGACAATTTTGCCATTAACCGACCCGAAGCGGCCGCTAAAGCCATCAGCGGCATTTTCTCTGTATTGACAGTAGCAGGCTGGGTAATTGGTGGCTTTTCCATCCTGATCGGCGGTTTCGGGATAGCCAATATTATGTTCGTCAGCGTTAAGGAACGAACCAATATTATCGGTATTCAGAAATCGCTGGGCGCTAAAAATTATTTTATTCTTTTTCAGTTTCTGTTCGAAGCGGTTCTGCTAAGTCTGGTGGGTGGGCTGGCCGGTATTGTACTGGTCTATTTGCTGTCGTTCCTGCAGTTGGGCAGTTTGGAACTGCAGCTAACCGCCGATAATATTGCGCTTGGACTGGGCGTATCGAGCATTATCGGTATCCTGTCGGGTATTATTCCGGCCTTCTCGGCGGCCCGGCTCGACCCGGTCATTGCCATTCGGGCTAAATAATTCAGTTTCGGTAGTTGTCACGGGTCTGTTCTCCAGTGTCAGCGAACAATTCACGGGCCGCGCTGTTCCCTTTCTGGTTATATCTGAAAATTTTTGTCTATTTGAGCGTTCTTACCGCTACTAAACAACCAAGTTCCATGCGAGGGTTACTGTATTTCCTGTTGTTTTTATTAGTCGTTTTTGGCGTCTTATATATCCTGACCGGCTGGAGTTTCAGCGACGGCGAACGCGCCGGCACGGTTTCTAAATTCAGTCGCCGGGGGTATATTTTCAAAACTTACGAAGGCGTCCTGAACGTTGGTGGCTTCTCGGGCGAAACCGGTTCGCTGACGCCCCAGTACTTCGATTTCTCGGTGAAAGACGAGGCTGTTGCCAAACAAATTACCGAAGCCGTCAAAACCGGACAGCGGGTAACGCTCCATTATGAGGAGAAGATTCTGAAGTTACCCTGGAACGGCGAAACCAAATATTATATTACCAATGTCGAATTCATTGGCTCAACCCAGCGCCCTTATGGCGACGCTTCAGCTTACCCGGGGTATCAGCCCCAGGGCCAACCGCAGCAGGGTTACCAACAGCCCGGCTATCCACAACAGCAGAGTAATCCGCAGGGTGGATATCCCCAGCAGCCCGTTCAGCAACAGCCTATGACTGCCGATTCGACGTTATAGATCGCCTATATTAAACAATATGGTTGGCCATACGCTCCGGAGCGTATGGCCTTTTTATGGCCCGTCGAAATGAATGAATACCCGACCGTTTAGTTACTGATCCTTTGAGTTTTAGCTGTTGAATAGCAAACTTTATGCATCTCCTTGACCACTATTCATCATGCTTTCCGCCCTTCCCCAAAATTCACCGGAATCCAGCAGCGATTCCCATTTATCGCTCCGCATGGAGCAGTTCGCCAAACGATGGTACCGCTACCGTGTTCCTCTGCTACTGTTATCTATCCTGGTGGCCTCGGTTCTGCTTTTTCTGGAGTCTCCTTTCGGCGAGTACCATATCCATGCCTTAAGCCAAAAACTGGCCTTTAGCCATCAGTCACCTTTTCTTACTATTCAGTCCTGGAGCGCCAGCCAGCAGCAGCTGGCCCAGCTGGAGATTCTGATCGATAATGGATTCATCCTCATCTACGGTCTTACGCTGTTTACCTGGTGCGTTTTCTTTGCGCTTCACTCGCTGTTTGTTGTGGGTGCCGATGGCTCAGAGCTTCATACTCCAACCGCCCGGTTCATGAAGCGCATGGGGCTGATAATAGCCTTATTGGTACTAGTCGGAATGACCGCCGACTTCATCGAAAATATCATAATGAACACCTGGTTCTATAGCCAAGAGGATTCAGGTACGTCCGGGCTGCCCTGGCTCTGGACGATACTCATCATTCTAAAATTTTTTCCTGTCGTCGCGGCTGTCTGGTATATTCTGCTTCATCCGCTGGGTATACTCTACTCATTTATTGAGTTAGGTCCAGGCCAGAAAGAAGCTTATGCAATCAAACAGAATAGCATACAGACGTACGCCCAAACCCAGCAGCACTACATGG is from Spirosoma taeanense and encodes:
- a CDS encoding ABC transporter permease translates to MQFFRQVLESFRFAWQALRSNLLRTTLSLLGVTIGIFAIIAVFTLVDSLERNIRTSLSFIGDKVVYLDKWPWTFGTEYQWWKYFQRPEVNYTEYRFLSERLENAQAVVAMDFKGRVTVKQGNNSMLALIQGTTFDYNKISDVPISEGRYFTQQEIDVARNVAIIGADVVDNLFPGQNPIGKPFKLNGLNFVVIGVQERKGESLLNVGGNPDVKCLIPYGAFAKMFHSLNPSINIAIKGYSDDEGLLELESEIRGLMRTRRGLRPTQDDNFAINRPEAAAKAISGIFSVLTVAGWVIGGFSILIGGFGIANIMFVSVKERTNIIGIQKSLGAKNYFILFQFLFEAVLLSLVGGLAGIVLVYLLSFLQLGSLELQLTADNIALGLGVSSIIGILSGIIPAFSAARLDPVIAIRAK
- the ggt gene encoding gamma-glutamyltransferase, producing MEKRIALYSASLFIALAIASCKTQSPSGSADSKVSQSQGVYQYRDEDPTVKPFFSDRQGVIGRNGMVASAHPEASQVGLTILQAGGNAVDAAVAVQFALAVVYPGAGNIGGGGFMVYRDNAGKAFTLDYREKAPGRATQNMYLDSLGNVRPGLSISGHLASGVPGSVDGMVEAHKRFGKLPWAQVLQPAVDLAQKGFALTVRDALGLNRIKTDLNTINPGKPYFLKSLLPTDTTTWHKGDILVQADLAQTLQRIQAQGRAGFYEGETARLLAEEMQRGGGLITEEDLRNYHAVWRNPLQAKYKNYNVITMPPTSSGGVALIQLMRFTEPFPLRRWGWNRDSTAQVMIEAERRVYADRAKFLGDPDFVNVPVDKLISPDYLRTRWTDFSFAKATDSRAVKGGTIPGYESLETTHFSVVDKEGNAVSITTTLNGGYGSRVVVGGAGFFMNNEMDDFSVKPGVPNMFGLIGNQANAIAPNKRMLSSMTPTILEKDGKLFMVVGTPGGSTIITSVYQTILNVIEHGMTMQQAVNALKFHHQWLPDKTIFENGAFSDATIQAMQSRGYVLERLTNTLGRMDCVLVRPDGSFEGASDPRADNTARGY
- a CDS encoding alpha/beta fold hydrolase yields the protein MPYLTTNGTELYYESTGTGPETIVFSHGLLWSGHMFHSQVAALRNRYRVITYDHRGQGRSRVTREGYDMDTVYEDVVGLIEQLGVGPCHFAGLSMGGFMGMRLAARRPDLIKSLTLLETSADPEPAENVPKYQRLCTVVKWLGTWPVVDPVMKIMFGKTFLTDPSRAAERQHWIDQLKQNKRTIVRAVQGAIDRKGVFDELKNITAPTLVIVGDEDVATVPAKAQRIHDNIAGSRLVIVPGAGHSSSVEQPEAVNEAITSFLKSINSSNR